One region of Peromyscus eremicus chromosome 4, PerEre_H2_v1, whole genome shotgun sequence genomic DNA includes:
- the Rpl12 gene encoding large ribosomal subunit protein uL11 — protein MPPKFDPNEIKVVYLRCTGGEVGATSALAPKIGPLGLSPKKVGDDIAKATGDWKGLRITVKLTIQNRQAQIEVVPSASALIIKALKEPPRDRKKQKNIKHSGNITFDEIVNIARQMRHRSLARELSGTIKEILGTAQSVGCNVDGRHPHDIIDDINSGVVECPAS, from the exons ATGCCGCCCAAGTTCGACCCCAACGAGATCAAAGTCG TGTACTTGAGGTGCACCGGAGGTGAGGTCGGCGCCACGTCCGCCCTGGCCCCCAAGATCGGCCCCCTGGGTCTG TCTCCAAAAAAAGTTGGTGATGACATTGCCAAGGCAACCGGAGACTGGAAAGGCCTGAGGATCACAGTGAAGCTGACCATCCAGAACAGACAGGCCCAG ATTGAGGTGgtaccctctgcctctgccctgatCATCAAAGCCCTCAAGGAGCcaccaagagacagaaagaagcagaagaaca TTAAACACAGTGGAAACATCACTTTCGACGAGATCGTCAACATTGCCCGGCAGATGCGACACCGGTCTTTAGCCAGAgaactttctg GAACTATTAAAGAGATCCTGGGTACTGCACAGTCTGTGGGCTGCAATGTGGACGGGCGCCATCCTCATGACATCATTGACGACATCAACAGTGGTGTGGTGGAATGCCCAGCT AGTTAA